In Oryza brachyantha chromosome 1, ObraRS2, whole genome shotgun sequence, the following are encoded in one genomic region:
- the LOC121055000 gene encoding uncharacterized protein LOC121055000 — translation MASTALSMKLLIDTKARRVLFAEAGKDVIDFLFSLLALPIGTAVKLLGKDSMVGCVSNLYASIEKLDGTYVQPGASKGELLRPVVLSPAATSNSSLLGLPPASSAQSKSRSLFRCCNTNSYSGGNCRSYVTETSGTSCPFCGSSMKTAMTEVHPAAAGQVARAAEANDERAKGFVQGIVTYTVMDDLTVSPMSSISSITRLNTFAVKDLGALHEKTVQLRKRVGANFSGF, via the coding sequence ATGGCGTCCACCGCGCTGAgcatgaagttgttgatcgatACCAAGGCTCGGCGCGTGCTGTTCGCGGAGGCGGGCAAGGACGTGATCGActtcctcttctccctcctcGCGCTGCCGATCGGCACGGCCGTCAAGCTGCTCGGGAAGGACTCCATGGTCGGCTGCGTCAGCAACCTCTACGCCAGCATCGAGAAGCTCGACGGCACCTACGTCCAGCCCGGCGCGTCCAAGggcgagctcctccgcccCGTCGtgctctcgccggcggccacctcCAACAGCTCCCTCCTGGGTttgccgccggcgtcgtcggctCAGTCGAAGTCGAGGAGCCTCTTCAGATGCTGCAATACCAACTCGTACAGTGGCGGCAACTGCCGTAGCTATGTGACTGAAACAAGCGGCACTTCCTGTCCGTTCTGTGGGAGCTCCATGAAGACCGCTATGACGGAAGTGCatcccgcggcggccggccaagtcgcgcgcgccgccgaggccaATGATGAAAGAGCCAAAGGGTTTGTGCAGGGCATCGTGACGTACACGGTGATGGACGACCTGACGGTGTCGCCCATGTCGTCCATCTCCAGCATCACGCGGCTCAACACGTTCGCCGTCAAGGACCTGGGCGCGTTGCATGAGAAGACCGTGCAGCTGCGAAAGCGAGTTGGAGCgaatttttcaggattttaA